In Macaca nemestrina isolate mMacNem1 chromosome 9, mMacNem.hap1, whole genome shotgun sequence, a single genomic region encodes these proteins:
- the LOC105478448 gene encoding MMS19 nucleotide excision repair protein homolog isoform X2, which translates to MRTREEELKSLGADFTFGFIQVMDGEKDPRNLLVAFRIVHDLISRDYSLGPFVEELFEVTSCYFPIDFTPPPNDPHGIQREDLILSLRAVLASTPRFAEFLLPLLIEKVDSEVLSAKLDSLQTLNACCAVYGQKELKDFLPSLWASIRREVFQTASERVEAEGLAALHSLTACLSRSVLRADAEDLLDSFLSNILQDCRHHLCEPDMKLVWPSAKLLQAAAGASARACDYITSNVLPLLLEQFHKHSQSSQRRTILEMLLGFLKLQQKWSYEDKDQRPLNGFKDQLCSLVFMALTDPSTQLQLVGIRTLTVLGAQPDLLSSEDLELAVGHLYRLSFLEEDSQSCRVAALEASGVLAALYPVAFSSHLIPKLAEELRVGESNLTKGDEHIQCSRHLCCLQALSAISTHPSIVKETLPLLLQHLWQVNRGNMVAQSSDVIAVCQSLKQVAEKCQQDPESCWYFHQTAIPCLLALAVQASMPEKEPSVLKKVLLEDEVLAAMVSVIGTATTHLSPELAAQSVTHIVPLFLDGNVSFLPENSFPSRFQPFQDDASGQRRLIALLMAFVCSLPRNVEIPQLNQLMRELLELSCCHSCPFSSTAAAKCFAGLLNKHPAGQQLDEFLQLAVDKVEAGLGSGPCRSQAFTLLLWVTKALVLRYHPLSSCLTARLMDLLNDPELGPAAADGFSLLMSDCTDVLTRAGHAEVRIMFRQRFFTDNVPALVQGFHAAPQDVKPNYLKGLSHVLNRLPKPVLLPELPTLLSLLLEALSCPDCVVQLSTLSCLQPLLLEAPQVMSLHVDTLVTKFLNLSSSPSMAVRIAALQCMHALTRLPTPVLLPYKPQVIRALAKPLDDKKRLVRKEAVSARGEWFLLGSPGS; encoded by the exons CCACCTAATGACCCCCATGGTATCCAGAGAGAAGACCTCATCCTGAGTCTTCGCGCTGTGCTGGCTTCTACACCACGATTTGCTGAG TTTCTGCTGCCCCTGTTGATTGAGAAAGTGGATTCTGAGGTTCTGAGTGCCAAGTTGGATTCTCTACAGACTCTG AATGCTTGCTGTGCTGTGTATGGACAGAAGGAGCTGAAGGACTTCCTCCCCAGCCTTTGGGCTTCTATCCGCAGAGAG GTGTTCCAGACGGCAAGTGAGCGGGTGGAGGCAGAGGGCCTGGCGGCCCTCCACTCCCTGACTGCGTGTTTGTCTCGTTCTGTGCTGAGGGCTGATGCTGAGGACCTCCTTGACTCCTTCCTTAGCAACATTCTACAGG ACTGCAGGCACCACCTGTGTGAACCGGACATGAAACTGGTGTGGCCTAGTGCCAAGCTGTTGCAGGCAGCTGCAGGTGCATCTGCCCGGGCCTGTGACTATATCACCAGCAATGTCCTGCCTTTACTGCTGGAACAGTTCCACAAGCACAGTCAG AGCAGCCAGCGGCGGACAATCCTTGAAATGCTCCTGGGTTTCTTGAAGCTGCAGCAGAAATGGAGCTATGAAGACAAAG ATCAAAGGCCTCTGAATGGCTTCAAGGACCAGCTGTGCTCACTGGTATTCATGGCCCTAACAGACCCCAGCACCCAGCTTCAGCTTGTTGGCATCCGTACACTCACAGTCTTGGGTGCCCAGCCAG ATCTCCTATCTTCTGAGGACTTGGAGCTGGCAGTGGGTCACCTGTACAGActgagcttcctggaggaggattCCCAGAGTTG CAGGGTGGCAGCACTGGAAGCATCAGGAGTCCTGGCTGCTCTCTACCCTGTGGCCTTCAGCAGCCACCTCATACCCAAGCTCGCTGAGGAGCTGCGTGTAG GGGAGTCAAATTTGACTAAAGGAGATGAGCACATCCAATGCTCCCGGCATCTGTGCTGTCTGCAAGCCTTGTCAGCTATATCAACACATCCCAGCATCGTCAAGGAGACACTGCCTCTGCTGCTGCAGCATCTCTGGCAGGTGAACAGAG GGAATATGGTTGCACAATCCAGTGACGTTATTGCTGTCTGTCAGAGCCTCAAACAGGTGGCAGAAAAATGTCAGCAGGACCCTGAGAGCTGCTGGTATTTCCACCAGACAGCTATACCTTGCCTGCTTGCCTTGGCTGTGCAGGCCTCTATGCCAG AGAAGGAGCCCTCAGTTCTGAAAAAAGTACTGTTGGAGGATGAGGTGTTGGCTGCCATGGTATCTGTCATTGGCACTGCTACCACCCACCTGAGCCCTGA GTTAGCTGCCCAGAGTGTCACACACATTGTGCCCCTCTTCTTGGATGGCAACGTCTCCTTTCTGCCTGAAAACAGCTTCCCGAGCCGATTCCAACCATTCCAG GATGACGCCTCGGGGCAGAGGCGGCTGATTGCACTGCTTATGGCCTTTGTCTGCTCCCTGCCTCGAAAT GTGGAAATCCCTCAGCTGAACCAACTCATGCGGGAGCTTTTGGAACTGAGCTGCTGCCACAGCTGCCCCTTTTCTTCTACCGCTGCTGCCAAGTGCTTTGCAGGACTCCTCAACAAGCACCCTGCAG GGCAACAGCTGGATGAATTCCTACAGCTGGCTGTGGACAAAGTGGAGGCTGGCCTGGGCTCTGGGCCCTGTCGTAGTCAGGCCTTCACTCTTCTTCTCTGG GTAACAAAGGCCCTAGTGCTCAGATACCATCCTCTCAGCTCCTGCCTTACAGCCCGG CTCATGGACCTCCTGAATGACCCAGAATTAGGTCCAGCAGCAGCGGACGGCTTCTCTCTGCTCATGTCTGACTGCACTGATGTGTTGACTCGTGCTGGCCATGCTGAAGTGCGGATCATGTTCCGCCAGCGGTTCTTCACTGATAATGTGCCTGCTTTGGTCCAGGGCTTCCATGCTGCTCCCCAAG ATGTGAAGCCAAACTACTTGAAAGGTCTTTCTCATGTACTTAACAGGCTGCCCAAGCCTGTGCTCTTGCCAGAGCTGCCCACG CTTCTTTCCTTGCTGCTGGAGGCCCTGTCCTGCCCTGACTGTGTGGTACAGCTCTCCACCCTCAGCTGCCTTCAGCCTCTTCTACTGGAAGCACCCCAAGTCATGAGTCTTCACGTGGACACCCTCGTCACCAAGTTTCTGAACCTCAGCTCTAGCCCTTCCATG GCTGTCCGGATCGCCGCACTGCAGTGCATGCATGCTCTCACTCGCCTGCCCACCCCTGTG CTGCTGCCGTACAAACCACAGGTGATCCGGGCCTTAGCCAAACCCCTGGATGACAAGAAGAGACTGGTGCGCAAGGAAGCAGTGTCAGCCAGGGGGGAATG GTTTCTGCTGGGGAGTCCTGGCAGCTGA
- the LOC105478447 gene encoding palmitoyltransferase ZDHHC16 isoform X3: MRGQRSLLLGPARLCLRLLLLLGYRRRCPPLLRGLVQRWRYGKVCLRSLLYNSFGGSDTAVDAAFEPVYWLVDNVIRWFGVGRNDIATVSICKKCIYPKPARTHHCSICNRCVLKMDHHCPWLNNCVGHYNHRYFFSFCFFMTLGCVYCSYGSWDLFREAYAAIEKTKQLDKNKLQAVANQTYHQTPPPIFSFRERMTHKSLVYLWFLCSSVALALGALTVWHAVLISRGETSIERHINKKERRRLQAKGRVFRNPYNYGCLDNWKVFLGVDTGRHWLTRVLLPSSHLPHGNGMSWEPPPWVTAHSASVMAV; encoded by the exons ATGCGAGGCCAGCGGAGCCTGCTGCTGGGCCCAGCCCGCCTCTGCCTCCGCCTGCTTCTGCTGCTGGGCTACAGGCGCCGCTGTCCACCTCTGCTCCGGGGTCTAGTACAGCGCTGGCGCTACGGCAAGGTCTGCCTGCGCTCCCTGCTCTACAACTCCTTTGGGGGCAGTGACACTGCTGTTGATGCTGCCTTTGAGCCTGTCTACTGGCTGGTAGACAATGTGATCCGCTGGTTTGGAGTG GGCAGGAATGATATCGCCACGGTCTCCATCTGTAAGAAGTGCATTTACCCCAAGCCAGCCCGAACACACCACTGCAGCATCTGCAACAG GTGTGTGCTGAAGATGGATCACCACTGCC CCTGGCTAAACAATTGTGTGGGCCACTATAACCATCGATACTTCTTCTCATTCTGCTTTTTCATGACTCTGGGCTGTGTCTACTGCAGCTATGGAAGTTGGGACCTTTTCCGGGAGGCTTATGCTGCCATTGAG AAAACGAAACAGCTCGACAAGAACAAACTACAGGCGGTTGCCAACCAG actTATCACCAGACCCCACCACCCATCTTCTCCTTTCGAGAAAGGATGACTCACAAGAGTCTTGTCTACCTCTGGTTCCTGTGCAG TTCTGTGGCACTTGCCCTGGGTGCCCTAACTGTATGGCATGCTGTTCTCATCAGTCGAGGTGAGACTAGCATCGAAAGGCACATCAACAAGAAGGAGAGACGTCGGCTACAGGCCAAGGGCAGA GTATTTAGGAATCCTTACAACTACGGCTGCTTGGACAACTGGAAGGTATTCCTGGGTGTGGACACAGGAAG GCATTGGCTTACTCGGGTGCTCTTACCTTCTAGTCACCTGCCCCATGGGAATGGAATGAGCTGGGAGCCCCCTCCCTGGGTGACTGCTCACTCAGCCTCTGTGATGGCAGTGTGA
- the LOC105478448 gene encoding MMS19 nucleotide excision repair protein homolog isoform X4: MKLVWPSAKLLQAAAGASARACDYITSNVLPLLLEQFHKHSQSSQRRTILEMLLGFLKLQQKWSYEDKDQRPLNGFKDQLCSLVFMALTDPSTQLQLVGIRTLTVLGAQPDLLSSEDLELAVGHLYRLSFLEEDSQSCRVAALEASGVLAALYPVAFSSHLIPKLAEELRVGESNLTKGDEHIQCSRHLCCLQALSAISTHPSIVKETLPLLLQHLWQVNRGNMVAQSSDVIAVCQSLKQVAEKCQQDPESCWYFHQTAIPCLLALAVQASMPEKEPSVLKKVLLEDEVLAAMVSVIGTATTHLSPELAAQSVTHIVPLFLDGNVSFLPENSFPSRFQPFQDDASGQRRLIALLMAFVCSLPRNVEIPQLNQLMRELLELSCCHSCPFSSTAAAKCFAGLLNKHPAGQQLDEFLQLAVDKVEAGLGSGPCRSQAFTLLLWVTKALVLRYHPLSSCLTARLMDLLNDPELGPAAADGFSLLMSDCTDVLTRAGHAEVRIMFRQRFFTDNVPALVQGFHAAPQDVKPNYLKGLSHVLNRLPKPVLLPELPTLLSLLLEALSCPDCVVQLSTLSCLQPLLLEAPQVMSLHVDTLVTKFLNLSSSPSMAVRIAALQCMHALTRLPTPVLLPYKPQVIRALAKPLDDKKRLVRKEAVSARGEWFLLGSPGS; encoded by the exons ATGAAACTGGTGTGGCCTAGTGCCAAGCTGTTGCAGGCAGCTGCAGGTGCATCTGCCCGGGCCTGTGACTATATCACCAGCAATGTCCTGCCTTTACTGCTGGAACAGTTCCACAAGCACAGTCAG AGCAGCCAGCGGCGGACAATCCTTGAAATGCTCCTGGGTTTCTTGAAGCTGCAGCAGAAATGGAGCTATGAAGACAAAG ATCAAAGGCCTCTGAATGGCTTCAAGGACCAGCTGTGCTCACTGGTATTCATGGCCCTAACAGACCCCAGCACCCAGCTTCAGCTTGTTGGCATCCGTACACTCACAGTCTTGGGTGCCCAGCCAG ATCTCCTATCTTCTGAGGACTTGGAGCTGGCAGTGGGTCACCTGTACAGActgagcttcctggaggaggattCCCAGAGTTG CAGGGTGGCAGCACTGGAAGCATCAGGAGTCCTGGCTGCTCTCTACCCTGTGGCCTTCAGCAGCCACCTCATACCCAAGCTCGCTGAGGAGCTGCGTGTAG GGGAGTCAAATTTGACTAAAGGAGATGAGCACATCCAATGCTCCCGGCATCTGTGCTGTCTGCAAGCCTTGTCAGCTATATCAACACATCCCAGCATCGTCAAGGAGACACTGCCTCTGCTGCTGCAGCATCTCTGGCAGGTGAACAGAG GGAATATGGTTGCACAATCCAGTGACGTTATTGCTGTCTGTCAGAGCCTCAAACAGGTGGCAGAAAAATGTCAGCAGGACCCTGAGAGCTGCTGGTATTTCCACCAGACAGCTATACCTTGCCTGCTTGCCTTGGCTGTGCAGGCCTCTATGCCAG AGAAGGAGCCCTCAGTTCTGAAAAAAGTACTGTTGGAGGATGAGGTGTTGGCTGCCATGGTATCTGTCATTGGCACTGCTACCACCCACCTGAGCCCTGA GTTAGCTGCCCAGAGTGTCACACACATTGTGCCCCTCTTCTTGGATGGCAACGTCTCCTTTCTGCCTGAAAACAGCTTCCCGAGCCGATTCCAACCATTCCAG GATGACGCCTCGGGGCAGAGGCGGCTGATTGCACTGCTTATGGCCTTTGTCTGCTCCCTGCCTCGAAAT GTGGAAATCCCTCAGCTGAACCAACTCATGCGGGAGCTTTTGGAACTGAGCTGCTGCCACAGCTGCCCCTTTTCTTCTACCGCTGCTGCCAAGTGCTTTGCAGGACTCCTCAACAAGCACCCTGCAG GGCAACAGCTGGATGAATTCCTACAGCTGGCTGTGGACAAAGTGGAGGCTGGCCTGGGCTCTGGGCCCTGTCGTAGTCAGGCCTTCACTCTTCTTCTCTGG GTAACAAAGGCCCTAGTGCTCAGATACCATCCTCTCAGCTCCTGCCTTACAGCCCGG CTCATGGACCTCCTGAATGACCCAGAATTAGGTCCAGCAGCAGCGGACGGCTTCTCTCTGCTCATGTCTGACTGCACTGATGTGTTGACTCGTGCTGGCCATGCTGAAGTGCGGATCATGTTCCGCCAGCGGTTCTTCACTGATAATGTGCCTGCTTTGGTCCAGGGCTTCCATGCTGCTCCCCAAG ATGTGAAGCCAAACTACTTGAAAGGTCTTTCTCATGTACTTAACAGGCTGCCCAAGCCTGTGCTCTTGCCAGAGCTGCCCACG CTTCTTTCCTTGCTGCTGGAGGCCCTGTCCTGCCCTGACTGTGTGGTACAGCTCTCCACCCTCAGCTGCCTTCAGCCTCTTCTACTGGAAGCACCCCAAGTCATGAGTCTTCACGTGGACACCCTCGTCACCAAGTTTCTGAACCTCAGCTCTAGCCCTTCCATG GCTGTCCGGATCGCCGCACTGCAGTGCATGCATGCTCTCACTCGCCTGCCCACCCCTGTG CTGCTGCCGTACAAACCACAGGTGATCCGGGCCTTAGCCAAACCCCTGGATGACAAGAAGAGACTGGTGCGCAAGGAAGCAGTGTCAGCCAGGGGGGAATG GTTTCTGCTGGGGAGTCCTGGCAGCTGA
- the LOC105478447 gene encoding palmitoyltransferase ZDHHC16 isoform X2 → MRGQRSLLLGPARLCLRLLLLLGYRRRCPPLLRGLVQRWRYGKVCLRSLLYNSFGGSDTAVDAAFEPVYWLVDNVIRWFGVVFVVLVIVLTGSIVAIAYLCVLPLILRTYSVPRLCWHFFYSHWNLILIVFHYYQAITTPPGYPPQGRNDIATVSICKKCIYPKPARTHHCSICNRCVLKMDHHCPWLNNCVGHYNHRYFFSFCFFMTLGCVYCSYGSWDLFREAYAAIETYHQTPPPIFSFRERMTHKSLVYLWFLCSSVALALGALTVWHAVLISRGETSIERHINKKERRRLQAKGRVFRNPYNYGCLDNWKVFLGVDTGRHWLTRVLLPSSHLPHGNGMSWEPPPWVTAHSASVMAV, encoded by the exons ATGCGAGGCCAGCGGAGCCTGCTGCTGGGCCCAGCCCGCCTCTGCCTCCGCCTGCTTCTGCTGCTGGGCTACAGGCGCCGCTGTCCACCTCTGCTCCGGGGTCTAGTACAGCGCTGGCGCTACGGCAAGGTCTGCCTGCGCTCCCTGCTCTACAACTCCTTTGGGGGCAGTGACACTGCTGTTGATGCTGCCTTTGAGCCTGTCTACTGGCTGGTAGACAATGTGATCCGCTGGTTTGGAGTG GTGTTCGTAGTCCTGGTGATCGTGCTGACAGGCTCCATTGTGGCTATCGCCTACCTATGTGTCCTGCCTCTCATCCTCCGAACCTACTCAGTGCCACGACTCTGCTGGCATTTCTTCTATAGCCACTGGAATCTGATCCTGATTGTCTTCCACTACTACCAGGCCATCACCACTCCGCCTGGGTACCCACCCCAG GGCAGGAATGATATCGCCACGGTCTCCATCTGTAAGAAGTGCATTTACCCCAAGCCAGCCCGAACACACCACTGCAGCATCTGCAACAG GTGTGTGCTGAAGATGGATCACCACTGCC CCTGGCTAAACAATTGTGTGGGCCACTATAACCATCGATACTTCTTCTCATTCTGCTTTTTCATGACTCTGGGCTGTGTCTACTGCAGCTATGGAAGTTGGGACCTTTTCCGGGAGGCTTATGCTGCCATTGAG actTATCACCAGACCCCACCACCCATCTTCTCCTTTCGAGAAAGGATGACTCACAAGAGTCTTGTCTACCTCTGGTTCCTGTGCAG TTCTGTGGCACTTGCCCTGGGTGCCCTAACTGTATGGCATGCTGTTCTCATCAGTCGAGGTGAGACTAGCATCGAAAGGCACATCAACAAGAAGGAGAGACGTCGGCTACAGGCCAAGGGCAGA GTATTTAGGAATCCTTACAACTACGGCTGCTTGGACAACTGGAAGGTATTCCTGGGTGTGGACACAGGAAG GCATTGGCTTACTCGGGTGCTCTTACCTTCTAGTCACCTGCCCCATGGGAATGGAATGAGCTGGGAGCCCCCTCCCTGGGTGACTGCTCACTCAGCCTCTGTGATGGCAGTGTGA
- the LOC105478447 gene encoding palmitoyltransferase ZDHHC16 isoform X1: MRGQRSLLLGPARLCLRLLLLLGYRRRCPPLLRGLVQRWRYGKVCLRSLLYNSFGGSDTAVDAAFEPVYWLVDNVIRWFGVVFVVLVIVLTGSIVAIAYLCVLPLILRTYSVPRLCWHFFYSHWNLILIVFHYYQAITTPPGYPPQGRNDIATVSICKKCIYPKPARTHHCSICNRCVLKMDHHCPWLNNCVGHYNHRYFFSFCFFMTLGCVYCSYGSWDLFREAYAAIEKTKQLDKNKLQAVANQTYHQTPPPIFSFRERMTHKSLVYLWFLCSSVALALGALTVWHAVLISRGETSIERHINKKERRRLQAKGRVFRNPYNYGCLDNWKVFLGVDTGRHWLTRVLLPSSHLPHGNGMSWEPPPWVTAHSASVMAV, from the exons ATGCGAGGCCAGCGGAGCCTGCTGCTGGGCCCAGCCCGCCTCTGCCTCCGCCTGCTTCTGCTGCTGGGCTACAGGCGCCGCTGTCCACCTCTGCTCCGGGGTCTAGTACAGCGCTGGCGCTACGGCAAGGTCTGCCTGCGCTCCCTGCTCTACAACTCCTTTGGGGGCAGTGACACTGCTGTTGATGCTGCCTTTGAGCCTGTCTACTGGCTGGTAGACAATGTGATCCGCTGGTTTGGAGTG GTGTTCGTAGTCCTGGTGATCGTGCTGACAGGCTCCATTGTGGCTATCGCCTACCTATGTGTCCTGCCTCTCATCCTCCGAACCTACTCAGTGCCACGACTCTGCTGGCATTTCTTCTATAGCCACTGGAATCTGATCCTGATTGTCTTCCACTACTACCAGGCCATCACCACTCCGCCTGGGTACCCACCCCAG GGCAGGAATGATATCGCCACGGTCTCCATCTGTAAGAAGTGCATTTACCCCAAGCCAGCCCGAACACACCACTGCAGCATCTGCAACAG GTGTGTGCTGAAGATGGATCACCACTGCC CCTGGCTAAACAATTGTGTGGGCCACTATAACCATCGATACTTCTTCTCATTCTGCTTTTTCATGACTCTGGGCTGTGTCTACTGCAGCTATGGAAGTTGGGACCTTTTCCGGGAGGCTTATGCTGCCATTGAG AAAACGAAACAGCTCGACAAGAACAAACTACAGGCGGTTGCCAACCAG actTATCACCAGACCCCACCACCCATCTTCTCCTTTCGAGAAAGGATGACTCACAAGAGTCTTGTCTACCTCTGGTTCCTGTGCAG TTCTGTGGCACTTGCCCTGGGTGCCCTAACTGTATGGCATGCTGTTCTCATCAGTCGAGGTGAGACTAGCATCGAAAGGCACATCAACAAGAAGGAGAGACGTCGGCTACAGGCCAAGGGCAGA GTATTTAGGAATCCTTACAACTACGGCTGCTTGGACAACTGGAAGGTATTCCTGGGTGTGGACACAGGAAG GCATTGGCTTACTCGGGTGCTCTTACCTTCTAGTCACCTGCCCCATGGGAATGGAATGAGCTGGGAGCCCCCTCCCTGGGTGACTGCTCACTCAGCCTCTGTGATGGCAGTGTGA
- the LOC105478447 gene encoding palmitoyltransferase ZDHHC16 isoform X4, protein MRGQRSLLLGPARLCLRLLLLLGYRRRCPPLLRGLVQRWRYGKVCLRSLLYNSFGGSDTAVDAAFEPVYWLVDNVIRWFGVGRNDIATVSICKKCIYPKPARTHHCSICNRCVLKMDHHCPWLNNCVGHYNHRYFFSFCFFMTLGCVYCSYGSWDLFREAYAAIETYHQTPPPIFSFRERMTHKSLVYLWFLCSSVALALGALTVWHAVLISRGETSIERHINKKERRRLQAKGRVFRNPYNYGCLDNWKVFLGVDTGRHWLTRVLLPSSHLPHGNGMSWEPPPWVTAHSASVMAV, encoded by the exons ATGCGAGGCCAGCGGAGCCTGCTGCTGGGCCCAGCCCGCCTCTGCCTCCGCCTGCTTCTGCTGCTGGGCTACAGGCGCCGCTGTCCACCTCTGCTCCGGGGTCTAGTACAGCGCTGGCGCTACGGCAAGGTCTGCCTGCGCTCCCTGCTCTACAACTCCTTTGGGGGCAGTGACACTGCTGTTGATGCTGCCTTTGAGCCTGTCTACTGGCTGGTAGACAATGTGATCCGCTGGTTTGGAGTG GGCAGGAATGATATCGCCACGGTCTCCATCTGTAAGAAGTGCATTTACCCCAAGCCAGCCCGAACACACCACTGCAGCATCTGCAACAG GTGTGTGCTGAAGATGGATCACCACTGCC CCTGGCTAAACAATTGTGTGGGCCACTATAACCATCGATACTTCTTCTCATTCTGCTTTTTCATGACTCTGGGCTGTGTCTACTGCAGCTATGGAAGTTGGGACCTTTTCCGGGAGGCTTATGCTGCCATTGAG actTATCACCAGACCCCACCACCCATCTTCTCCTTTCGAGAAAGGATGACTCACAAGAGTCTTGTCTACCTCTGGTTCCTGTGCAG TTCTGTGGCACTTGCCCTGGGTGCCCTAACTGTATGGCATGCTGTTCTCATCAGTCGAGGTGAGACTAGCATCGAAAGGCACATCAACAAGAAGGAGAGACGTCGGCTACAGGCCAAGGGCAGA GTATTTAGGAATCCTTACAACTACGGCTGCTTGGACAACTGGAAGGTATTCCTGGGTGTGGACACAGGAAG GCATTGGCTTACTCGGGTGCTCTTACCTTCTAGTCACCTGCCCCATGGGAATGGAATGAGCTGGGAGCCCCCTCCCTGGGTGACTGCTCACTCAGCCTCTGTGATGGCAGTGTGA